Proteins from one Chloroflexota bacterium genomic window:
- a CDS encoding cytochrome bc complex cytochrome b subunit produces MAVSPESKRKGFGGWLTEVGRSFFPSMGAREWRETLRGEPAPRPNPRMRVHSNSFWYHIRPRSLSEEATAWYYTMGLGWMSFFFFVLEAITGLVLMIYYSPSPNEAYATMTQIMNDVPLGGLMRNVHRLGAHFMVAVVILHMLRTYFTASYKAPRQFIWFTGMILLFMTLLLSFSGYLLPWDQLAFWAVTIGSSMADAAPGVGPAIGRLLRGGAEIGAGALLRFYLLHIFMLPMLTIIFISIHYYAVRKQEISPIHELFENKKPTKRKIPFLPDQVFFELAVIVVLTFAFIFINNFFWDAKLENHANALETPQHTQAPWYFFWLQGMLKLGDKIVWGLGIAGIIFGALFLLPYIDRNPSRRFKDRKFAVAGGIVSLIVFIVVSYGGLPAFGIQKVGSNELAVSYVPVEGEGRVMEVPFDQVPQEKFVYKVYYDATKDAFVDGEFGVAEGPLPEALSPVFKEMLLELKHDVQKWAEYDVLFVRPTVTLTIEPWLYQQKTDAAGFSTAVDGLLQKRVTLDMEWTTAGYDAEGNLVETPEKSRYTQYKFLNRNGIVHVGDTKPRN; encoded by the coding sequence ATGGCTGTATCGCCTGAAAGCAAGCGCAAGGGCTTCGGTGGCTGGCTAACCGAGGTTGGCCGCTCATTCTTCCCTTCGATGGGGGCACGGGAGTGGCGTGAAACGCTCCGTGGTGAGCCAGCACCACGCCCAAACCCACGGATGCGGGTGCACTCAAATAGTTTTTGGTATCACATTCGCCCACGTTCGTTATCTGAAGAAGCCACCGCATGGTACTACACCATGGGGCTTGGCTGGATGTCGTTTTTCTTCTTTGTGCTTGAGGCGATTACTGGTCTCGTTTTGATGATCTATTATTCGCCATCGCCCAACGAAGCCTACGCCACCATGACCCAGATTATGAACGATGTGCCGTTGGGCGGCCTGATGCGGAATGTTCACCGCTTAGGGGCGCACTTTATGGTTGCAGTGGTGATTCTTCACATGCTGCGAACCTACTTTACGGCCTCGTATAAAGCTCCGCGCCAGTTTATCTGGTTTACGGGGATGATCCTGCTCTTTATGACGCTATTGTTGTCGTTCTCTGGCTATCTCTTGCCATGGGACCAATTGGCGTTTTGGGCGGTGACGATTGGTTCGTCGATGGCCGATGCTGCACCTGGGGTTGGGCCGGCAATTGGCCGCTTGCTCCGTGGTGGCGCTGAAATTGGCGCGGGCGCACTCTTGCGCTTCTACTTGCTGCACATCTTTATGTTGCCAATGCTGACGATTATTTTCATCAGTATTCACTACTATGCAGTGCGCAAGCAAGAAATCTCGCCAATTCACGAATTGTTTGAAAACAAAAAACCAACCAAGCGCAAAATTCCTTTCTTGCCAGATCAAGTGTTCTTTGAATTGGCAGTGATTGTGGTTTTGACCTTTGCCTTTATCTTTATCAACAACTTCTTCTGGGATGCCAAGCTGGAAAATCACGCCAACGCTTTGGAAACCCCGCAACACACCCAAGCACCATGGTATTTCTTCTGGTTGCAAGGGATGTTGAAACTTGGTGATAAGATCGTTTGGGGCTTGGGCATCGCTGGGATCATCTTCGGCGCACTGTTCCTCTTGCCGTACATCGACCGCAACCCTTCACGCCGCTTCAAAGATCGCAAATTTGCGGTTGCTGGCGGGATCGTTTCGTTGATCGTCTTTATTGTAGTTTCGTATGGTGGCTTGCCCGCCTTCGGGATTCAAAAAGTCGGTTCGAACGAATTGGCCGTGTCGTATGTACCGGTTGAAGGCGAAGGTCGGGTCATGGAAGTGCCATTCGACCAAGTGCCGCAAGAAAAATTTGTCTATAAAGTCTATTACGATGCAACCAAAGATGCGTTTGTTGATGGTGAGTTTGGCGTAGCCGAAGGTCCGTTGCCAGAAGCACTATCGCCCGTCTTCAAAGAAATGTTGCTCGAACTCAAGCACGATGTGCAAAAATGGGCTGAATATGACGTGTTGTTTGTTCGCCCAACGGTAACTTTGACGATTGAGCCATGGCTCTATCAACAAAAAACTGATGCTGCCGGATTCTCAACAGCAGTCGATGGGCTTCTGCAAAAACGTGTGACCTTGGATATGGAATGGACAACGGCGGGTTATGATGCCGAAGGTAATTTGGTTGAAACTCCCGAAAAGAGCCGCTATACCCAATATAAATTCCTGAATCGCAATGGAATTGTTCACGTTGGCGATACGAAACCAAGAAACTAA
- a CDS encoding Rieske 2Fe-2S domain-containing protein, which yields MAENPKQSGGRRIVSQAEAEAVTAKAGVSSVTRTKVGKPVGERLGLNRREFMAYATAGSLAVLTALGLGTMVSPNKDDDLVRELTGGGEWIPGGFAYPRIKAGQFGGKFTLARSGESYSVEEAPELNSTGKFFIVKVDKTKSEAENGIVPTNDNNVGVETGDGAYLIAIYQVCTHLGCLIPFQASQNRFICPCHGSTFERNSHYVLGPAPRNLDQFPVTLENGALVVDTGKKKTGLTHG from the coding sequence ATGGCTGAAAACCCGAAACAATCTGGAGGGCGGCGGATCGTCTCGCAGGCCGAAGCAGAGGCAGTGACTGCTAAAGCAGGCGTTAGCTCTGTGACCCGTACCAAAGTTGGCAAGCCGGTTGGCGAGCGGCTAGGGCTCAATCGGCGCGAATTTATGGCTTATGCGACGGCTGGCTCATTGGCAGTGTTAACTGCGCTTGGGCTGGGCACAATGGTTTCGCCCAACAAAGATGACGATTTAGTCAGAGAATTGACCGGCGGTGGCGAGTGGATTCCTGGTGGGTTTGCCTACCCACGGATTAAAGCAGGCCAGTTTGGCGGCAAATTTACCCTGGCTCGTAGCGGCGAAAGCTACTCAGTCGAAGAAGCCCCAGAATTAAACTCTACTGGTAAATTTTTCATTGTTAAGGTGGATAAGACCAAAAGTGAAGCCGAAAATGGGATCGTCCCAACCAACGATAATAATGTTGGGGTCGAAACCGGCGATGGTGCCTATTTGATTGCGATCTATCAAGTATGTACCCACTTAGGCTGTTTGATTCCCTTCCAAGCTTCACAAAATCGCTTTATCTGCCCATGTCATGGCTCGACGTTTGAACGTAACAGCCATTATGTGCTTGGTCCTGCGCCCCGAAACCTTGATCAGTTTCCGGTTACATTAGAAAATGGCGCATTGGTTGTAGACACTGGGAAAAAGAAGACGGGTCTAACTCACGGCTAG
- a CDS encoding M3 family oligoendopeptidase: protein MSLKIDPRDWATVQPYYDSLAAEELTAANATAWLGRWSELEAHLQEFGFKAYRAMTENTQDQAAEELYLYTIEELTPKSKVAAQTLKEKILALDPTLLPAEMQEMLRRFHAEANLFREENVPLLTEVERLSAEFSKLMGAMSVEWQGETLTMQAVFKLLNEPDRSVREAAWRAYHSRFLQDRAAFNEIYLKQLKLRRQIATNAGKASYLDYVWDLYGRFDYTPADCRTFHDAIEHEVVPLVEKWSAVRQRELGVDSLRPWDIAVDPQSRPGLTPFQSADELESVCQTIFDRVDPELGAQYTRMRDGWLDLDSRPGKAPGGYCGGMFVSKVPYIFMNAVGTHDDVQTMLHEGGHAFHFMESSATNGLIWNYDGPTEFCEVASMAMELLAAPYLAKDQGGFYSETDARRARSEHLWSMLKFLPYMATVDAFQHWVYIEAPEAVTAEQLDAVWKDLYQRFMSGINWDGFEDVHMTGWHRKQHIFEAPLYYVEYGLAQLGAQQVWRNALADQAQAVAQYRSALALGNTKPLSQLFAAAGAKFAFDRETVGELARLVDHHMTTLHD, encoded by the coding sequence ATGAGTTTGAAGATTGACCCACGCGATTGGGCCACAGTTCAGCCCTACTACGATTCACTTGCAGCCGAGGAGCTTACGGCTGCCAATGCAACTGCTTGGTTAGGCCGTTGGAGTGAGTTGGAAGCCCATTTGCAAGAGTTTGGCTTTAAGGCCTATCGGGCGATGACCGAAAATACCCAAGATCAGGCCGCCGAAGAATTGTACCTCTACACAATTGAGGAATTAACCCCTAAATCCAAGGTTGCCGCCCAAACCTTGAAAGAAAAAATCTTGGCGCTTGATCCAACGCTGTTGCCAGCCGAAATGCAAGAAATGCTGCGGCGGTTTCATGCTGAAGCCAATTTGTTCCGCGAAGAAAATGTGCCACTATTGACCGAAGTTGAGCGCCTGAGTGCCGAATTTAGCAAATTGATGGGCGCAATGAGCGTTGAATGGCAAGGCGAAACCTTGACCATGCAAGCAGTGTTTAAGCTGTTAAACGAGCCTGATCGCAGTGTACGCGAAGCTGCATGGCGAGCTTATCACAGCCGCTTCTTGCAAGACCGAGCAGCTTTCAACGAAATTTATCTCAAGCAACTCAAGCTGCGTCGTCAGATTGCCACGAATGCTGGCAAAGCCAGTTATTTAGATTATGTCTGGGATCTCTATGGTCGCTTCGATTATACGCCTGCCGATTGCCGTACCTTCCACGATGCAATTGAACATGAAGTTGTGCCGTTGGTAGAAAAATGGTCGGCAGTGCGCCAGCGTGAATTAGGTGTTGATAGCCTACGTCCATGGGATATCGCGGTTGATCCGCAATCGCGGCCAGGCTTAACTCCCTTCCAAAGCGCCGATGAACTGGAAAGCGTCTGTCAAACAATCTTCGATCGCGTTGATCCTGAACTGGGAGCGCAATACACGCGCATGCGTGATGGCTGGCTGGATTTGGATTCACGCCCAGGCAAAGCACCTGGTGGTTATTGCGGTGGGATGTTTGTTTCCAAAGTGCCCTATATTTTCATGAATGCGGTTGGCACCCATGATGATGTCCAAACGATGTTGCACGAAGGTGGCCATGCCTTCCACTTTATGGAATCATCAGCAACCAATGGCCTGATTTGGAATTACGATGGGCCAACTGAGTTTTGTGAAGTAGCTTCGATGGCGATGGAATTGTTGGCAGCTCCGTATTTGGCCAAGGATCAAGGCGGCTTCTACAGCGAAACTGATGCTCGCCGTGCTCGCTCCGAACATCTTTGGAGCATGCTCAAATTTTTGCCCTACATGGCAACAGTCGATGCCTTCCAACATTGGGTTTATATTGAAGCGCCCGAAGCTGTAACAGCGGAGCAGCTTGATGCTGTGTGGAAAGACCTCTATCAGCGCTTTATGAGCGGAATCAATTGGGATGGCTTCGAGGATGTGCATATGACCGGTTGGCATCGCAAGCAGCACATTTTTGAAGCACCGCTCTATTATGTTGAATATGGCTTGGCCCAATTGGGTGCCCAACAAGTTTGGCGCAATGCTTTAGCTGATCAAGCGCAGGCGGTGGCGCAATATCGTTCAGCTTTGGCCTTGGGCAATACCAAACCCTTGAGTCAATTATTTGCAGCGGCTGGGGCAAAATTTGCTTTCGATCGCGAAACCGTTGGCGAATTGGCTCGCTTAGTCGATCACCATATGACCACACTCCACGATTAA
- a CDS encoding cytochrome P450: MTVKMLPGPKGTRLGGSRRDLHKYGPLGFFEYLASFGDFTTCRMGPFRVYLVNDPAGIQELLVTNRDKVRKNGGDRELLSRFLGNGLLSNDGADHQKQRKLVQPAFHMKRIQAYAETMVEHTQAMLDRWHDGAILDMDQAMMELTLTIVTKTLFNADISEQEVRQVSQAMEDIQVNFTIISEQSLPLPRWIPTRANRALEHASKQIDQVVQRVIRERRASGEDTGDLLSMLLLSIDDGNGQGMTDQQVRDEVVTLFLAGHETTANTLTWCSYLLSQAPEVRQRLQAEVDEVLQGRAVTLQDLQKLPYTEMVIKETLRMYPPAYALSARVPTENITVLGQTITPRQAAMVSPYAMHHNPRYWPEPERFDPERFSSEQERARHKYAYIPFGAGSRVCIGNVFAMMEAQLLLATMMQHYDFTLDPTQRVEYDPQITLGVKHGLRVRLAQRQPVEQSLEFAKS, encoded by the coding sequence ATGACGGTTAAAATGTTACCTGGCCCCAAAGGAACCCGCCTCGGTGGAAGTCGGCGCGATTTACATAAATATGGCCCGTTAGGCTTTTTCGAATATCTCGCAAGTTTTGGCGATTTCACGACCTGTCGGATGGGGCCGTTTCGGGTCTATCTGGTCAATGATCCGGCTGGGATTCAAGAGCTTTTGGTGACTAATCGCGATAAAGTGCGCAAAAATGGCGGTGATCGCGAGTTGCTTTCGCGCTTTTTAGGCAATGGTTTGCTCAGCAATGATGGTGCTGATCATCAAAAGCAGCGTAAATTGGTTCAGCCTGCATTTCATATGAAGCGCATTCAGGCCTATGCTGAAACCATGGTTGAGCATACCCAAGCTATGCTCGACCGTTGGCACGATGGCGCGATTCTGGATATGGATCAGGCCATGATGGAATTGACCCTGACAATTGTGACCAAAACCCTCTTCAATGCTGACATCAGCGAACAAGAAGTGCGCCAAGTTAGCCAAGCCATGGAAGATATTCAGGTTAACTTTACAATTATCTCGGAGCAAAGCCTGCCGCTGCCGCGCTGGATTCCTACTCGCGCTAATCGGGCGCTGGAACATGCCAGCAAGCAAATCGATCAAGTGGTGCAGCGGGTGATTCGCGAGCGCCGTGCCAGTGGCGAAGATACTGGCGATCTCTTGTCGATGTTGTTGCTCTCAATCGACGATGGCAATGGCCAAGGTATGACCGACCAACAAGTGCGTGATGAAGTGGTAACGCTGTTTTTAGCTGGCCACGAAACGACCGCTAATACCTTAACCTGGTGCAGCTATTTGCTGAGTCAAGCGCCTGAGGTGCGCCAACGCTTGCAAGCCGAGGTTGATGAGGTATTGCAAGGCCGCGCTGTCACGTTGCAAGATTTGCAAAAATTGCCCTATACCGAAATGGTGATCAAAGAAACCTTGCGCATGTATCCGCCAGCTTATGCCTTGAGTGCCCGTGTGCCAACCGAAAATATCACTGTGCTTGGCCAAACGATCACCCCACGTCAGGCAGCCATGGTTTCGCCCTATGCCATGCACCATAATCCACGCTATTGGCCTGAACCAGAGCGCTTCGACCCTGAGCGGTTTAGCTCGGAGCAAGAACGGGCACGCCATAAATATGCCTATATTCCCTTTGGGGCTGGTTCACGAGTTTGTATTGGCAACGTTTTTGCTATGATGGAAGCCCAATTATTATTGGCAACCATGATGCAGCATTATGATTTCACCCTTGATCCAACCCAGCGCGTCGAGTATGATCCACAAATTACCTTAGGGGTGAAGCATGGCTTGCGGGTACGTTTAGCCCAACGCCAACCAGTTGAGCAAAGCCTCGAATTTGCAAAAAGCTGA